A portion of the Luteolibacter yonseiensis genome contains these proteins:
- a CDS encoding competence/damage-inducible protein A, which translates to MKIEVINTGTELLLGNTLNTHGAWFGRELFQLGLRISRQTTVPDGDAIREALAESLVRADAVIVTGGLGPTSDDLTREITAEVLGLELITDEAALRSLEGFFTSRGRTMVAANLKQALCPVGADILPNANGTAPGIYVPPRLNGRSNAAVFLLPGPPRELYPMFHAEVPPRLRALSGVEKINEALVLKFTGVGESDFHHGIDARLSEIPGLEYGYCAHIGEVDLRLIGDAEAIREAREITLAHFEPHLISENGASLEKTVVRLLKQRGMTLATAESCTGGLISNRITNVPGSSEVFTHGYVTYANEAKRAMLGVPAADLETHGAVSEQVARAMAEGALRESGAGIAVAVTGIAGPGGGTEEKPVGTAWCGLAVKGGETRTFKFYHPRGRKDFKQSVSQSALEAVRRRLKEL; encoded by the coding sequence GTGAAGATTGAAGTCATCAACACCGGCACCGAACTCTTGTTGGGAAACACGCTGAACACGCACGGCGCGTGGTTCGGCCGCGAATTGTTCCAGCTCGGCCTGCGCATTTCCCGCCAGACGACCGTGCCGGATGGCGATGCGATCCGCGAGGCTCTGGCGGAGTCGCTCGTCCGGGCTGACGCGGTGATTGTCACCGGCGGGCTGGGACCCACCAGCGACGACCTCACCCGCGAGATCACCGCGGAGGTGCTGGGGCTGGAGCTGATCACGGACGAGGCGGCGCTGCGCTCGCTGGAGGGTTTTTTCACCTCACGCGGCCGGACGATGGTGGCGGCGAATCTCAAGCAGGCGCTCTGCCCGGTGGGTGCGGACATCCTGCCGAACGCCAACGGCACCGCCCCCGGCATCTATGTGCCGCCACGGCTGAACGGGCGGTCGAACGCCGCGGTGTTCCTGCTGCCGGGGCCGCCGCGCGAGCTTTACCCGATGTTCCATGCGGAGGTCCCACCGAGGTTGCGCGCGCTCTCGGGCGTGGAGAAAATCAACGAGGCGCTGGTGTTGAAATTCACCGGCGTCGGCGAGAGCGATTTCCACCATGGCATCGACGCCCGGTTGTCGGAGATCCCCGGCCTGGAATACGGCTACTGCGCGCACATCGGCGAGGTGGACCTGCGTCTGATCGGCGACGCCGAGGCGATCCGCGAGGCGCGGGAGATCACACTGGCGCATTTCGAACCCCATCTCATCAGCGAGAACGGGGCATCCTTGGAAAAAACCGTGGTCCGCCTGCTCAAGCAGCGCGGTATGACCCTGGCCACCGCCGAGAGCTGCACGGGCGGACTGATCTCCAACCGGATCACCAACGTGCCGGGATCGAGCGAAGTCTTCACCCACGGCTACGTCACCTACGCGAACGAGGCGAAGAGGGCGATGCTGGGAGTGCCCGCGGCGGATTTGGAAACCCATGGCGCGGTGAGCGAGCAGGTGGCTCGTGCGATGGCGGAGGGCGCGCTGCGGGAAAGCGGCGCGGGCATCGCCGTCGCGGTGACGGGCATCGCGGGTCCCGGCGGCGGCACCGAGGAAAAACCCGTGGGTACGGCGTGGTGCGGGCTGGCGGTGAAAGGCGGCGAAACCCGGACATTCAAATTCTACCATCCGCGCGGCCGCAAGGACTTCAAACAGTCCGTCAGCCAGTCCGCGCTGGAGGCGGTGAGGCGACGGTTGAAGGAACTTTGA